The following are encoded together in the Streptomyces sp. NBC_00341 genome:
- a CDS encoding HD domain-containing protein: MTAPRIHLTPAEVERIARAAHEGQRDKAGRPYAEHLAAVAEGVRARGGSDEQIAAAWLHDAVEDDALSERWLAGAALPQRVKDMVLAVSKREGEELPAYARRILATPGALLIKESDLAHNADPVRLAVLDPATRTRLAAKYAQVRSLLGLTAPESPTDRRD, from the coding sequence ATGACGGCACCCCGCATACACCTGACCCCGGCCGAAGTCGAGCGCATCGCCCGTGCGGCCCACGAGGGTCAGCGGGACAAGGCGGGACGCCCGTACGCCGAACACCTCGCGGCCGTCGCGGAGGGCGTACGGGCCAGGGGCGGCAGCGACGAGCAGATCGCAGCCGCCTGGCTGCACGACGCGGTCGAGGACGACGCGCTGTCGGAGCGCTGGCTGGCCGGGGCCGCGCTGCCGCAGCGGGTCAAGGACATGGTCCTGGCCGTCAGCAAGCGGGAGGGCGAGGAGCTGCCGGCGTACGCCCGCCGCATCCTGGCCACTCCGGGCGCACTGCTGATCAAGGAGTCCGACCTCGCGCACAACGCGGACCCGGTCCGCCTCGCGGTCCTGGACCCGGCGACCCGTACCCGGCTGGCCGCGAAGTATGCGCAGGTGCGGAGCCTGCTCGGACTCACCGCCCCGGAATCACCCACCGACCGTCGGGATTGA
- a CDS encoding FtsX-like permease family protein, whose translation MFTPNGLARAAVRFKPASFAGTFVALLLAAAIVSACGILLETGVRASVPPDRYAKAPVIVAADQQARLTVGSGDDRHEESSALPDTARLSDALVARAASAPGATAAIGDVGYPVHRVAATDGVGSPAHQDSAPLTAHGWGSAALTGTRLASGDAPRTGEVVVPAGHGGARTGDRVTLDTPAGPKEFRVSGTTDADATVWFTDREAVALSGHPGRVDAIAVLAADGADPSALARQVSDALGHTSGVRVSTGDDRGAVEDPGLADARELLTGLGGSFGGVATMVAVFTAAGTVALSVGQRSREFALLRAIGATPRQLRRSIATEALLVAPLAGALGCLPGIALAAWWFGQLKAKGAIPDAVGLRISWLPLTIAVAATMLTALGAGYAAARRPSKTKPGLALAQSAVERPPFGWIRTPLGIAALAGGGVLAGVAASQTGDDAANAALGVVMLFMLAVGLLGPLIARICASVLGLPLRAGGPSASLAAANSRANSRRMASAITPIVLAMAFSSTLVFMHTSEDRAIEHQQRAAVTADRIVSAPDGLASDATERAATTPGVSTAVGLLRTSVLVPAGSGGDTWLENAPAQGVIGSSRELAAVQDLDVRTGSLDALAPGTVAIDTTLAGSAKVHTGDRLALRLPDGTKASPKIVAVYGRGLGTALVTLPSADLLTHVTSPYASDVLVRATPAGAERLAALGTVTDPSGYATAQSRDRELNAWANTVMASVLGGFAAVAAVNTLVMTVLDRRGELTMLRLVGSTRRQVMGMIRWEALLVTVAGAALGTAIALATLIPMMRGLTGESPYIPPALYGSFLAATVGLGLAAALVPAHAALGRAAGRP comes from the coding sequence ATGTTCACCCCGAACGGCCTGGCCCGCGCGGCCGTACGCTTCAAACCCGCGTCGTTCGCGGGCACCTTCGTCGCACTCCTGCTGGCCGCGGCCATCGTCTCCGCCTGCGGCATCCTGCTGGAGACCGGCGTGCGCGCGTCCGTACCGCCCGACCGCTACGCGAAGGCGCCGGTGATCGTCGCCGCGGACCAGCAGGCCCGGCTGACCGTCGGCAGCGGGGACGACCGGCACGAGGAGTCCAGCGCGCTCCCGGACACCGCCCGGCTGTCCGACGCCCTGGTCGCCAGGGCCGCCTCCGCCCCCGGCGCCACGGCCGCGATCGGCGACGTCGGCTACCCGGTGCACCGGGTAGCCGCGACCGACGGCGTCGGCTCCCCGGCGCACCAGGACTCCGCGCCCCTCACCGCGCACGGCTGGGGCTCCGCCGCGCTCACCGGCACCCGGCTCGCGTCCGGCGACGCGCCGCGCACCGGCGAGGTCGTCGTCCCGGCCGGCCACGGCGGGGCCCGGACCGGTGACCGCGTCACGCTGGACACCCCGGCGGGCCCGAAGGAGTTCCGGGTCTCCGGCACCACCGACGCCGACGCCACCGTCTGGTTCACCGACCGCGAGGCCGTGGCGCTCTCCGGCCACCCCGGCCGGGTCGACGCCATCGCCGTACTCGCCGCCGACGGCGCCGACCCGTCCGCCCTCGCCCGCCAGGTATCCGACGCCCTCGGCCACACCTCGGGCGTCAGGGTCAGCACCGGCGACGACCGCGGCGCGGTCGAGGACCCGGGCCTCGCGGACGCCAGGGAACTCCTCACCGGGCTCGGCGGCTCCTTCGGCGGCGTCGCCACCATGGTCGCCGTCTTCACCGCCGCCGGTACGGTCGCCCTCTCCGTCGGCCAGCGCAGCCGCGAATTCGCCCTGCTGCGTGCGATCGGGGCGACCCCGCGCCAGCTGCGCCGCAGCATCGCCACCGAGGCCCTGCTCGTCGCCCCGCTCGCCGGCGCACTCGGCTGCCTGCCCGGAATCGCCCTGGCCGCCTGGTGGTTCGGGCAGCTCAAGGCGAAGGGGGCCATCCCGGACGCCGTCGGGCTGCGGATCTCCTGGCTGCCACTGACGATCGCCGTCGCCGCCACGATGCTCACCGCGCTGGGCGCCGGCTACGCCGCCGCGCGCCGTCCGTCGAAGACGAAGCCGGGCCTCGCGCTCGCCCAGTCCGCCGTGGAACGCCCGCCGTTCGGCTGGATCCGCACACCCCTGGGTATCGCCGCGCTGGCCGGTGGCGGCGTCCTCGCGGGCGTCGCCGCCTCGCAGACCGGCGACGACGCGGCCAACGCCGCACTCGGTGTGGTCATGCTCTTCATGCTCGCGGTCGGACTGCTCGGCCCGCTGATCGCCCGCATCTGCGCCTCCGTCCTCGGCCTCCCGCTGCGGGCCGGCGGCCCCTCCGCCTCGCTGGCCGCGGCCAACTCCCGCGCCAACTCCCGGCGGATGGCCTCCGCGATCACGCCGATCGTGCTCGCCATGGCCTTCTCCTCGACGCTCGTCTTCATGCACACCAGCGAGGACCGGGCGATCGAGCACCAGCAGCGTGCCGCCGTCACCGCGGACCGCATCGTCTCCGCACCGGACGGCCTCGCCTCCGACGCCACCGAACGCGCCGCCACGACCCCCGGCGTCTCCACCGCCGTCGGACTGCTCCGCACCTCCGTGCTGGTCCCCGCCGGATCGGGCGGCGACACCTGGCTGGAGAACGCCCCGGCGCAGGGAGTCATCGGCTCCAGCCGTGAACTCGCCGCCGTCCAGGACCTCGACGTCCGCACCGGATCACTCGACGCGCTGGCCCCCGGCACCGTCGCCATCGACACCACGCTCGCCGGTTCGGCGAAGGTGCACACCGGCGACCGCCTCGCGCTGCGCCTGCCGGACGGCACCAAGGCGTCGCCGAAGATCGTCGCGGTCTACGGAAGAGGCCTGGGCACCGCCCTCGTCACCCTCCCTTCCGCCGACCTGCTGACCCACGTCACCTCGCCGTACGCCTCCGACGTACTCGTACGGGCGACCCCGGCGGGCGCGGAGCGGCTCGCCGCACTCGGCACCGTCACAGACCCCTCCGGCTACGCCACCGCGCAGAGCCGGGACCGCGAGCTGAACGCGTGGGCCAACACCGTCATGGCCTCGGTCCTCGGCGGATTCGCAGCCGTCGCGGCGGTCAACACACTGGTGATGACCGTCCTGGACCGCCGCGGGGAACTGACCATGCTCCGGCTCGTCGGCTCCACCCGCCGCCAGGTCATGGGCATGATCCGCTGGGAGGCCCTGCTGGTCACCGTGGCCGGGGCCGCGCTCGGCACGGCCATCGCGCTGGCCACGCTCATCCCGATGATGCGGGGCCTGACCGGCGAATCCCCGTACATCCCGCCCGCGTTGTACGGATCGTTCCTGGCCGCCACGGTGGGCCTCGGCCTCGCCGCCGCACTGGTGCCGGCCCACGCCGCCCTGGGCCGGGCCGCGGGCCGACCGTAG